The Halobaculum magnesiiphilum genome contains the following window.
GGAACGGGATCTTGATGCCGGCGTCGTCGAACGCCCGCTTTACCGCGACTGTCACCCGCGTGCGCGCCTTCCACATCTTCCGGGCGCTGGGGTTGCTGATGTAAAATCGCAGGCGCATACCGATCGCGGAGTCCTCGAATCCGGTGAGCACGGCGTGGGGCTCCGGCGGAGACAACACGAGCTTGTGGTCCCGCATCGCCTCCTCGGCGACCTCGATGGCCTCCTCGAGGTCCGTGTCGTAGTCGAGGGCGACATCGACGTTCAGGCGGAGGCGACCCTTCCTGGAGCGGTTGACCACGTCGGTGTCGGTGACGAGGTCGTTGGGGATCATCACGTACTCGTCGTCGAACGTCCGGATCTGGGTGTTGACGATCGTGATGTCGGTGACGACGCCCTCCTGGTCGTCGATCACGACCCAGTCTCCGAGCTCGAACGGCCGGGAGAACAGGACGACGAACCCGGCGAGCACCGCCCCGAGCGTCTGTCGGGCCGCAAGCCCGAGGACGATGCCGGCGAACCCGGCGCCGACGAGGAGGCTCCCCGGATTGACGCCCCAGACGGCGAACACGACGATCAGCGAGATCACGTACACCGAGACCTGCACCACGTGGTGGGCGATCTCGCTTTGGTGGTCCGACAGCGCGCTCTGCTCGCGTCCGATGTTTCGGATGGCCCGCTTGGTCACGCGGGTGATCAGGGTCGCGCCGGCGAGGATCCCGACGGTCAACACCGTCCGGGCGACGTTGCGGCCGGCGAACACCTCGCCCGGGAGCGCCGCGCCGACGAGCGACACCCCGCGCCACACGACGATGACGAACAGCCCGAGCGCCGCAACCGTCGTCGTGATCGCGGTCGCCTGCGCCGACTCGACCAGCAGATCGCGGTCGTCGAGGCGCTCCTTGAGAACGGGGCCCGCCCGGCGGACGGCCGTGATCACGGCCACTAGCACAAGGATCGCGAACACGGTGGCCGCGATCTGCGCGCCGGTCGTCGGGACCGCCGACTGGATCCACGAGACGAGGTCGGTCGCGGTCGACGCCGCGGCGTCGCCGCCGGGGACGCTCGGCGTCGCCGTGCCGCCCACCGGCTGTGTCGTTCCGTTCTGTGTCACTGTCCCGGACCGATCTCGCTCGTCTCGTGTGCCAGTTCGGCCAGCTCGGCGAACGCCGCCGGGGGGAGCTCGCCCGGCCGCTTCGAGAGGGTGTCCTCGTCGACGGCGTCGACGACCGCGTCGGCGTCCGCCAGCCCCGAGATGTGCGCCGTGTTCCGGATCGCGTTGCGAACGGTCTTGCGGCGCTGGGTGAACAGCGCCTTCACGAACCGCAGGAAGAACGCCTCGTCGTCGACCTCGTAGTCGGGCGCGCGCGGGAGACACCGGACGACCGCGCTCTCGACGCGCGGCTGCGGGTCGAACGCCTCCGGCGGGATCCGCTCGACGATCTGTACGTCGGCGTAGTGCTGTGCCGACACCGACAGCCGCCCGTACTCGGACGTTCCCGGCTCGGCGACCATTCGGTCGGCGAACTCCGCCTGGAACATCAACGCCATCGGCCGTCTCAGCGGGAGCAGCCTGAACGCGACCTCCGAGGAGACGCCGTACGGGAGGTTCGAGACGCACGCGGTGAACTCGGGGAGCACGACGTCGAGGGCGTCGCCCTCGACCACGTCGAGCGCGCCGGCGTCGACGGCCTCCGTGAACTCCTCGCGGAGGAACGCCGCGAGGTCGCGGTCGCGTTCGACGACCGTCACCCGGTCGGCGGCCGCGAGCAGGCGGTCCGTGAGCGCGCCCGTTCCGCCGCCGATCTCCAGGACGTGCGATCGGTCGGCGTCCCCGGGGAGGTACCCGGGAAGCCGGTCGAGCACGCGGTCGTCCACGAGGAAATGCTGGTCGCGGTCGGGGTCCCCCCGGACCCCGGCGCGCCGCCGGAGGTCGTCCGGATCGCGGAACTCCGGGGTAGCGTCGGTCATTACCCCCCGTTGACCGTCGGCGGCGGTAAATCCGTCCATTCGGTTCGAGCGGCGGACCCGGCCCGCGGGAGGGAGTCGCCGGTCGGACGGGAACGGCGGTCGGAAGCGATCGCCGCTCAGATCACTTGTTCGCCGTCGGCGCGTCGACG
Protein-coding sequences here:
- a CDS encoding mechanosensitive ion channel family protein, whose protein sequence is MTQNGTTQPVGGTATPSVPGGDAAASTATDLVSWIQSAVPTTGAQIAATVFAILVLVAVITAVRRAGPVLKERLDDRDLLVESAQATAITTTVAALGLFVIVVWRGVSLVGAALPGEVFAGRNVARTVLTVGILAGATLITRVTKRAIRNIGREQSALSDHQSEIAHHVVQVSVYVISLIVVFAVWGVNPGSLLVGAGFAGIVLGLAARQTLGAVLAGFVVLFSRPFELGDWVVIDDQEGVVTDITIVNTQIRTFDDEYVMIPNDLVTDTDVVNRSRKGRLRLNVDVALDYDTDLEEAIEVAEEAMRDHKLVLSPPEPHAVLTGFEDSAIGMRLRFYISNPSARKMWKARTRVTVAVKRAFDDAGIKIPFPQRELSGRPESGWPQVPDDDVPPEATGESPPGDVETDGAAAEGASSGGDDA
- a CDS encoding 16S ribosomal RNA methyltransferase A — its product is MTDATPEFRDPDDLRRRAGVRGDPDRDQHFLVDDRVLDRLPGYLPGDADRSHVLEIGGGTGALTDRLLAAADRVTVVERDRDLAAFLREEFTEAVDAGALDVVEGDALDVVLPEFTACVSNLPYGVSSEVAFRLLPLRRPMALMFQAEFADRMVAEPGTSEYGRLSVSAQHYADVQIVERIPPEAFDPQPRVESAVVRCLPRAPDYEVDDEAFFLRFVKALFTQRRKTVRNAIRNTAHISGLADADAVVDAVDEDTLSKRPGELPPAAFAELAELAHETSEIGPGQ